The Variovorax paradoxus B4 genome includes a region encoding these proteins:
- a CDS encoding TetR/AcrR family transcriptional regulator produces the protein MPAPELPGRRERRRAQTLDHVATTAMQLFEANGYDATTMEQIALQADVAKGTLYNHFATKEAILAHWVHMELAADTQRLRGLVAQPGGFEPRLMRLLDASAEWSQRHRAYLLDYFRFRFLNIEDELGAGDVDERPRDLAGLFALLVAQAQDDGTLRADVPAEHLSSLLHHLYFGALMRWLTLPGLVLTDEFAVIVDIFVHGAGAAGKPPRRKRA, from the coding sequence TTGCCAGCCCCCGAACTCCCAGGCCGCCGCGAGCGGCGGCGCGCACAGACGCTCGACCATGTGGCAACCACCGCCATGCAGCTCTTCGAGGCGAACGGCTACGACGCCACCACCATGGAGCAGATCGCGCTGCAGGCCGATGTGGCCAAGGGCACGCTCTACAACCACTTCGCCACCAAGGAAGCGATCCTCGCGCACTGGGTGCACATGGAACTGGCGGCCGACACGCAGCGCCTGCGCGGCCTGGTGGCGCAGCCCGGCGGTTTCGAGCCGCGGCTGATGCGCCTGCTCGATGCGTCGGCCGAATGGTCGCAGCGCCATCGGGCCTACCTGCTCGACTATTTCCGTTTCCGCTTTCTCAACATCGAGGACGAGCTCGGCGCCGGCGATGTCGACGAGCGCCCGCGCGATCTCGCGGGGCTCTTCGCGCTGCTGGTCGCGCAGGCGCAGGACGACGGAACGCTGCGCGCCGACGTGCCGGCCGAGCACCTGTCGTCGCTGCTGCACCACCTGTACTTCGGCGCGCTGATGCGCTGGCTGACGCTGCCGGGGCTGGTGCTCACCGACGAGTTCGCGGTGATCGTCGACATCTTTGTCCATGGCGCCGGTGCCGCCGGCAAACCGCCGCGGAGGAAGCGCGCATGA
- a CDS encoding TSUP family transporter yields the protein MQAMLYEAGPVLVFMACVALATYAQNLTGFAFSLILLGLVSVFHVASVGDTANAATVLSLINAWTYFRARPGVVPWRLMKPALNGSTVGVIAGLMLLTWLSGGAVNWLRGLLGVSILGCALLLVLQGRPQPAVSGRTSFAVIGGLSGVLGGLFSSSGPPIVFHMYRQPLERELVRRALLLMFAFNSLVRLVIVLPTGHFSWRAALLAACAMPVVYGVTRLHHRLPNKLQPRTLKWLVGGLLAAAGSTLIASAWLAIAQG from the coding sequence GTGCAAGCGATGCTTTACGAAGCCGGCCCCGTGCTGGTCTTCATGGCCTGCGTGGCGCTGGCCACTTACGCGCAGAACCTCACGGGGTTCGCATTCAGCCTCATCCTGCTTGGCCTGGTGTCGGTGTTCCACGTCGCCAGCGTGGGCGACACGGCCAACGCCGCCACGGTGCTGAGCCTGATCAATGCATGGACCTATTTCCGCGCGCGGCCCGGCGTGGTGCCGTGGCGGCTGATGAAGCCGGCGCTCAACGGCAGCACCGTGGGCGTGATCGCGGGGCTCATGCTGCTCACCTGGCTCAGCGGCGGCGCGGTGAACTGGCTGCGCGGCCTGCTGGGCGTGTCGATCCTGGGCTGCGCGCTGCTGCTGGTGCTGCAGGGCAGGCCGCAGCCCGCGGTGTCGGGCCGCACGAGCTTTGCCGTCATCGGCGGGCTGTCGGGCGTGCTGGGCGGGCTGTTCTCGAGCTCGGGGCCGCCCATCGTCTTTCACATGTACCGCCAGCCGCTGGAGCGCGAACTGGTGCGCCGCGCACTGCTGCTGATGTTCGCGTTCAATTCGCTGGTTCGGCTCGTGATCGTGCTGCCCACGGGGCACTTCTCGTGGCGCGCGGCGCTGCTGGCCGCCTGCGCGATGCCGGTGGTTTACGGCGTGACGCGGCTGCACCATCGGCTGCCGAACAAGCTGCAGCCGCGCACCCTCAAATGGCTGGTGGGCGGCTTGCTGGCCGCGGCGGGTTCGACCTTGATCGCGAGCGCGTGGCTTGCGATCGCGCAGGGCTGA
- a CDS encoding aromatic ring-hydroxylating oxygenase subunit alpha has protein sequence MFPKNTWYVACTGNEIDDKPLGRKICGENLVLYRAAEGKATALEDFCPHRGAPLSLGRVVEGKLVCGYHGLEMGCDGKTVAMPGQRVRGFPAIRSFPVIERYGFVWVWPGDPALADPAKLHHLEWAESPDWAYGGGLFHIQCDYRLMIDNLMDLTHETYVHSTSIGQKEIDETPTTTKTEGDQVTTSRFMENISAPPFWRMALRGNHLADDVPVDRWQICRFTPPSHVLIEVGVAHAGKGGYNADPAHKVSSIVVDFITPETETSHWYFWGMARNFQPHDKALTASIREGQGKIFSEDLEMLESQQRNLLAHPTRSLLKLNIDSGGVQSRRVLERLIAQEGQAPIAQEGAA, from the coding sequence ATGTTCCCGAAAAACACCTGGTACGTGGCCTGCACGGGCAACGAGATCGACGACAAGCCCCTGGGCCGCAAGATCTGTGGCGAGAACCTCGTGCTGTACCGTGCCGCGGAAGGCAAGGCAACGGCACTGGAAGACTTCTGCCCGCATCGCGGGGCGCCTCTGTCCCTGGGCCGGGTGGTCGAAGGCAAGCTGGTGTGCGGCTACCACGGACTGGAGATGGGCTGCGACGGAAAGACGGTCGCGATGCCCGGACAGCGCGTGCGCGGCTTCCCGGCGATCCGCTCTTTCCCGGTCATCGAGCGCTACGGCTTCGTCTGGGTCTGGCCCGGCGACCCCGCCCTGGCCGACCCGGCCAAGCTGCATCACCTCGAATGGGCCGAAAGCCCGGACTGGGCCTATGGCGGCGGGCTGTTCCACATCCAGTGCGACTACCGCCTGATGATCGACAACCTGATGGACCTGACGCACGAGACCTACGTGCATTCGACCAGCATCGGCCAGAAGGAAATCGACGAGACGCCCACCACCACCAAGACCGAGGGCGACCAGGTCACCACCAGCCGCTTCATGGAGAACATCTCGGCGCCGCCCTTCTGGCGCATGGCGCTGCGCGGCAACCACCTGGCCGACGACGTGCCGGTCGACCGCTGGCAGATCTGCCGCTTCACGCCGCCCAGCCACGTGCTGATCGAGGTGGGCGTCGCCCACGCCGGCAAGGGCGGCTACAACGCCGATCCGGCGCACAAGGTGTCGAGCATCGTGGTGGACTTCATCACGCCCGAGACCGAGACCTCGCACTGGTACTTCTGGGGCATGGCGCGCAACTTCCAGCCGCACGACAAGGCGCTGACCGCATCGATCCGCGAAGGCCAGGGCAAGATCTTCAGCGAAGACCTGGAGATGCTCGAATCCCAGCAGCGCAACCTGCTCGCCCACCCGACTCGCTCGCTGCTGAAACTCAACATCGACTCGGGCGGCGTGCAGTCGCGCCGCGTGCTGGAGCGCCTGATCGCGCAAGAAGGCCAGGCCCCCATCGCCCAGGAAGGTGCGGCATGA
- a CDS encoding Bug family tripartite tricarboxylate transporter substrate binding protein, giving the protein MPFIQRAAGLWSAALASALALAPAAVLAQAEWPAAKPITYVVPFTAGGSTDIVGRILSNKLQESLHQSVVVDNKPGQAGGIGAAYVAKAAPDGYTLFGGTISTHAINPSLYKKLPYDAIKDFEPVSLVGRLPNVLIVNSQLGVNSVAELIALLKKDESKRTFASSGAGTSTHLAGEMFADMIGVKLTHVPYKGTPPAMTDVASGLVPFMFDQVTAALPLVKSGRLKLLAVTTGKRIALVPELPTMIESGVPGFEMSSWQAVYAPKGTPKPIVQRLNAEIVKALKQPDVQAKLSGQLAMEIVGSTPEELRDHMAREIPRWAELVKKSGATAD; this is encoded by the coding sequence ATGCCCTTCATCCAACGCGCCGCGGGCCTTTGGTCCGCCGCGCTCGCATCCGCCCTCGCATTGGCACCGGCCGCGGTCCTCGCGCAGGCCGAATGGCCCGCCGCCAAGCCCATCACCTACGTGGTGCCCTTCACCGCCGGAGGCTCCACCGACATCGTGGGCCGCATCCTGTCGAACAAGCTGCAGGAGAGCCTTCACCAGTCGGTGGTGGTGGACAACAAGCCGGGGCAGGCCGGCGGCATCGGCGCGGCCTACGTGGCCAAGGCCGCGCCCGACGGCTACACGCTGTTCGGCGGCACCATCAGCACGCACGCCATCAATCCCAGCCTCTACAAGAAGCTGCCCTACGACGCCATCAAGGACTTCGAGCCCGTGTCGCTGGTCGGGCGGCTGCCCAACGTGCTGATCGTCAACAGCCAGCTTGGCGTGAACTCGGTGGCCGAACTCATTGCGCTGCTCAAGAAGGACGAATCCAAGCGCACCTTCGCGTCTTCCGGCGCCGGCACCTCGACGCACCTGGCGGGCGAGATGTTCGCCGACATGATCGGCGTGAAGCTCACGCACGTGCCGTACAAGGGCACGCCGCCCGCCATGACCGATGTCGCATCGGGCCTGGTGCCCTTCATGTTCGACCAGGTGACCGCCGCGCTGCCGCTCGTCAAGAGCGGCCGGCTCAAGCTGCTGGCCGTGACCACCGGAAAGCGCATCGCGCTGGTGCCGGAACTGCCGACCATGATCGAGTCGGGCGTGCCGGGCTTCGAGATGTCGTCGTGGCAGGCGGTCTACGCGCCGAAGGGCACGCCCAAGCCCATCGTGCAGCGCCTGAATGCCGAGATCGTGAAGGCGTTGAAGCAGCCCGACGTGCAGGCCAAGCTCTCGGGCCAGCTGGCCATGGAGATCGTCGGCAGCACGCCCGAGGAACTGCGCGACCACATGGCGCGCGAGATTCCGCGCTGGGCCGAGCTGGTGAAGAAGTCGGGGGCGACCGCGGACTGA
- a CDS encoding MarR family winged helix-turn-helix transcriptional regulator, producing MPSPTSDAAEIDINDQPGHLIRRAHQIAVSVFHEKLGRDVTPVQYAILRTLQKKPGIDQVTLAQQVALDTSTAADIAARLETKGWITRQVLARGQRELRLTAEGTTLLAQTVPAMAQMQDALFGTMSEQERRDFMKLLAKFVTANNDRSRAPMRA from the coding sequence ATGCCCAGCCCCACCTCCGACGCCGCCGAGATCGACATCAATGACCAGCCGGGCCACCTGATTCGCCGGGCCCATCAGATCGCGGTTTCGGTGTTCCACGAGAAGCTGGGGCGTGACGTCACACCGGTCCAATACGCGATCTTGCGCACCTTGCAGAAGAAGCCGGGCATCGACCAGGTGACGCTGGCCCAGCAGGTGGCGCTCGATACCTCCACCGCCGCCGACATCGCCGCGCGGCTGGAAACCAAGGGTTGGATCACGCGCCAGGTGTTGGCGCGCGGCCAGCGCGAACTGCGCCTGACCGCCGAGGGCACCACGCTGCTTGCGCAAACGGTGCCGGCAATGGCCCAGATGCAGGACGCGCTATTCGGCACCATGAGCGAGCAGGAGCGCCGCGATTTCATGAAGCTGCTCGCCAAGTTCGTCACGGCCAACAACGACAGAAGCCGCGCGCCCATGCGCGCGTGA
- a CDS encoding glycosyltransferase — protein MKIAVLTYGTEGDARPLAALCRALDEAGHSSVLLADASTLGAAQRLGVRTQALAGDIRGALGASGAIANVVAHSERPGAAAKALAAIANGNATAWLRQAVETARGSEAIVCAGLAAFVGLSAAEALRVPAVGAGLFPLTPTRDFASPFLPPSRVPRWLHRASHHLVNAMLWRAFRPAVNAARAEVCALPPRRRMWSTHPMLYGFSPSLVPRPADWPANAAVCGQWIPPAPDWQPPPALAAFLAAGEAPVYIGFGSMTGFDAARLRQVVVDGVAGRRAVLHPGWSGIDTQGLPTNFHVVGEVPHDWLFPRTSLVVHHGGSGTTHSAARAGVPSVVVPFAGDQFFWAHQLAQAGVAPDAVAGSRLGADDLARGLAFAGRPEVRARALALGEKMRAEDGLSRAVEAIERSLAGRALRL, from the coding sequence ATGAAGATCGCCGTGCTCACCTATGGCACCGAGGGCGATGCGCGCCCGCTCGCGGCCCTGTGCCGCGCGCTCGACGAAGCCGGCCATTCATCGGTGCTGCTGGCCGACGCATCGACGCTGGGCGCCGCGCAAAGGCTGGGCGTGCGCACGCAGGCGCTGGCCGGCGACATCCGGGGCGCGCTCGGCGCGAGCGGAGCCATCGCCAACGTGGTGGCGCACAGCGAGCGGCCCGGCGCGGCCGCCAAGGCGCTCGCAGCCATTGCCAACGGCAACGCCACCGCATGGCTGCGCCAGGCCGTCGAGACGGCGCGCGGCAGCGAGGCCATCGTGTGCGCGGGGCTGGCCGCCTTCGTGGGGCTGTCGGCGGCCGAGGCGCTGCGCGTGCCGGCCGTCGGTGCAGGACTGTTTCCGCTCACGCCGACGCGCGACTTCGCGTCGCCTTTCCTGCCCCCTTCCCGCGTGCCGCGCTGGCTGCACCGCGCGAGCCACCATCTGGTCAACGCGATGCTGTGGCGCGCGTTCCGCCCGGCGGTGAACGCGGCGCGCGCCGAGGTGTGCGCACTGCCGCCGCGCCGGCGCATGTGGAGCACGCACCCGATGCTCTACGGCTTTTCGCCGAGCCTGGTGCCGCGGCCGGCCGACTGGCCCGCCAATGCCGCAGTCTGCGGGCAGTGGATTCCACCGGCGCCCGACTGGCAGCCGCCGCCCGCGCTGGCCGCTTTCCTGGCCGCGGGCGAGGCGCCGGTCTACATCGGCTTCGGCAGCATGACCGGCTTCGATGCCGCCCGCCTGCGCCAGGTGGTGGTGGATGGCGTGGCGGGCCGGCGCGCGGTGCTGCACCCCGGCTGGAGCGGCATCGACACGCAGGGGCTGCCGACCAATTTCCACGTGGTGGGCGAGGTGCCGCACGACTGGCTGTTTCCGCGCACGTCGCTGGTGGTGCACCACGGCGGCTCGGGCACCACGCATTCGGCGGCGCGTGCCGGGGTGCCGTCGGTGGTGGTGCCGTTCGCGGGCGACCAGTTCTTCTGGGCACACCAGCTGGCGCAGGCCGGCGTGGCGCCCGACGCGGTGGCGGGCAGCCGGCTCGGCGCGGACGACCTGGCGCGCGGCCTTGCGTTTGCCGGCCGCCCCGAGGTGCGGGCCCGTGCGCTGGCACTGGGCGAGAAGATGCGCGCGGAAGACGGGCTCTCTCGCGCCGTGGAGGCGATCGAGCGCAGCCTGGCAGGCCGCGCCCTTCGGTTATAG
- a CDS encoding PDR/VanB family oxidoreductase, producing the protein MNASELNVRVARKHAEALDICTFELVHADGHALPAFSAGSHIDVHLPNGLTRQYSLCNDPQESHRYLIGVLRDPSSRGGSQAMHELVQEGSLLRISAPKNHFPLAHAAARSVLIAGGIGVTPILCMAERLALSAAPFEMHYCTRSLDRTAFAGRIAQSAFASQVRFHFDDGDAAQKLSVPAAIGTPQPGVHLYVCGPKGFMDWVLEAARTAGWPADQLHYEFFSAEIAALDADAEFQVKLASSGRIVTVPKDCTVVQALAAAGVEVATSCEQGVCGTCLTRVLEGEPDHKDMYLSPEEQAANDQFTPCCSRSRSPMLVLDL; encoded by the coding sequence ATGAACGCCTCCGAACTGAACGTGCGCGTCGCCCGCAAGCACGCGGAGGCGCTGGACATCTGCACCTTCGAACTGGTGCACGCCGACGGGCATGCCCTGCCTGCCTTCTCGGCCGGCTCGCACATCGACGTGCATCTGCCGAACGGCCTCACGCGCCAGTACTCGCTGTGCAACGATCCGCAGGAGAGCCACCGCTATCTGATCGGCGTGCTGCGCGATCCCTCATCTCGCGGCGGCTCGCAGGCGATGCACGAACTGGTGCAGGAAGGCAGCCTGCTGCGTATCAGTGCACCGAAGAACCACTTTCCGCTGGCGCACGCGGCCGCACGCAGCGTGCTGATCGCAGGCGGCATCGGCGTGACGCCGATCCTGTGCATGGCCGAGCGGCTGGCGCTGAGCGCAGCGCCTTTCGAGATGCACTACTGCACGCGCTCCCTCGATCGCACCGCCTTTGCCGGGCGCATCGCGCAGTCCGCGTTCGCATCGCAGGTGCGGTTCCACTTCGACGACGGGGACGCGGCCCAGAAGCTGTCGGTGCCGGCGGCGATCGGCACGCCGCAGCCGGGCGTGCACCTGTATGTCTGCGGCCCGAAGGGCTTCATGGACTGGGTGCTGGAGGCCGCGCGCACCGCCGGCTGGCCGGCCGACCAGCTGCACTACGAGTTCTTCTCGGCCGAGATCGCCGCGTTGGACGCCGATGCGGAATTCCAGGTCAAGCTGGCGAGCTCGGGGCGCATCGTCACGGTGCCCAAGGATTGCACGGTGGTGCAGGCGCTTGCCGCGGCGGGCGTCGAGGTGGCGACCTCCTGCGAACAGGGCGTGTGCGGTACCTGCCTCACGCGCGTGCTGGAAGGCGAGCCGGACCACAAGGACATGTACCTGTCGCCGGAAGAACAGGCGGCCAACGACCAGTTCACCCCCTGCTGTTCGCGCTCGCGTTCGCCAATGCTGGTGCTCGACCTGTAG